Proteins encoded in a region of the Campylobacter geochelonis genome:
- the htpG gene encoding molecular chaperone HtpG yields the protein MSKHEFQTEVSDLLNLMIHSLYSNKEIFLRELVSNASDALDKLNYLCLTNDEYKKLTYTSKIDIKIDKSAKTLIISDDGIGMDKDELISNLGTIARSGTKGFLSQLSGDVKKDSNLIGQFGVGFYSAFMVADKIEVLSKKALSDEANIWSSDATSFSIKKGKKDSHGTQITLFLKDDEFLNEYTIENIIKKYSNHIPYPIFMDKEEFIPAKKDSDGKEIEPSKTELKTTQINKASALWRMQKSALKPEDYNEFYKQISHDSTDPLLYIHTKAEGKIEYSTLFYIPSVEPFDMFRVDYQSGVKLYVKRVFITDDEKELLPTYLRFVKGIIDVEDLPLNVSREILQDNAIIRSVKEASVKKILIELEKLKETDREKYIKFYTLFGKVLKEGLYGFSAQKDEILNLALFKSSKRDGLISLKEYKEAMKEDQKEIYYIIGKNANALKHSPILESLNKKDIEVLICDEEIDSIVMPMVYEFDKTPIKPASQAEFKDEKEAVDSEKFKELTAKIKEALNGEVKEVRVTNRLSDSASCLVYDKDDPDFATQQILKQMGQANLPEIKPILEINPEHEIIKKLENNKIMINDISNLLLNIAKIQEGIAIDNPNEFAKILTSVITKAI from the coding sequence ATGTCAAAACATGAATTTCAAACCGAAGTGAGTGATTTACTAAATTTAATGATACATTCACTCTACTCTAACAAAGAGATTTTTCTAAGAGAGCTTGTATCAAACGCAAGTGATGCGCTAGATAAACTAAACTATCTATGCCTTACAAACGATGAGTATAAAAAGCTAACCTATACTTCTAAAATCGATATCAAGATAGATAAAAGTGCTAAAACTCTTATCATATCAGATGATGGTATCGGCATGGATAAAGATGAACTTATAAGCAACCTTGGAACTATAGCAAGAAGTGGAACAAAGGGATTTTTATCTCAGCTTAGTGGCGATGTTAAAAAAGATTCAAATCTTATCGGTCAATTTGGCGTAGGCTTTTACTCTGCTTTTATGGTTGCTGATAAAATCGAGGTTTTAAGCAAAAAAGCACTAAGCGATGAGGCAAATATCTGGAGCAGCGACGCTACAAGTTTTAGCATAAAAAAAGGTAAAAAAGATAGCCATGGCACTCAAATCACGCTATTTTTAAAAGATGATGAGTTCTTAAACGAATACACGATAGAAAATATCATCAAAAAATACTCAAACCACATCCCATACCCTATCTTTATGGATAAAGAGGAATTTATCCCAGCTAAAAAAGATAGCGATGGAAAAGAGATAGAGCCTTCAAAAACAGAGCTAAAAACTACGCAAATCAACAAAGCAAGCGCACTTTGGCGTATGCAAAAAAGCGCTTTAAAACCAGAGGATTACAACGAGTTTTATAAACAAATCAGCCACGATAGCACAGATCCACTACTTTATATCCATACAAAAGCTGAAGGTAAAATCGAATACTCAACCCTATTTTACATCCCAAGCGTTGAGCCTTTTGATATGTTTAGAGTGGATTATCAAAGTGGTGTTAAACTCTACGTTAAGAGAGTTTTTATAACCGATGATGAAAAAGAACTTTTGCCAACTTATCTAAGGTTTGTCAAAGGAATCATAGATGTAGAGGACTTGCCGTTAAATGTAAGCCGTGAAATTTTGCAAGATAATGCTATTATAAGAAGCGTAAAAGAGGCAAGTGTTAAAAAGATTTTAATCGAACTTGAAAAACTTAAAGAAACTGATAGAGAAAAATACATAAAATTTTACACACTTTTTGGCAAAGTGCTTAAAGAGGGGCTTTATGGATTTTCAGCTCAAAAAGATGAAATCCTAAATTTAGCCCTTTTTAAATCAAGTAAAAGAGATGGACTAATAAGCCTAAAAGAGTATAAAGAGGCTATGAAAGAAGATCAAAAAGAGATTTATTACATCATAGGAAAGAACGCCAACGCGCTCAAACACTCACCTATCCTAGAAAGTCTTAACAAAAAAGATATTGAGGTTTTGATATGTGATGAAGAGATTGACTCGATTGTTATGCCGATGGTTTATGAGTTTGATAAAACTCCGATAAAACCAGCTTCGCAGGCTGAATTTAAAGATGAAAAAGAGGCTGTTGATAGTGAAAAATTCAAAGAATTAACTGCTAAAATCAAAGAAGCATTAAATGGCGAAGTAAAAGAAGTCAGAGTAACAAACAGGCTAAGCGATTCTGCTAGTTGTTTGGTATATGATAAAGACGATCCAGACTTTGCAACTCAGCAAATTCTAAAACAAATGGGTCAAGCAAATTTACCTGAGATTAAGCCGATTTTAGAGATAAATCCAGAGCATGAAATCATCAAAAAGCTTGAAAATAACAAGATTATGATAAACGACATCTCAAATTTACTTCTAAATATCGCTAAAATTCAAGAAGGCATTGCCATAGATAACCCAAATGAATTTGCTAAAATTCTAACTTCAGTTATCACAAAAGC
- a CDS encoding SH3 domain-containing protein — protein sequence MLRAVFLTIFLAVFAIAAQDDVDYLKSVKPTAAKDVKPKAYTEDEILNKQHLTIDDLKLIAPTDEGNLDLDESKIYQEVRVTDLLLAASKIPKSVYVNQVFGMDLSANIQQNISLDLNLSMEKTSGLVWLNSNNLSWSQDEKGVYRTRLWFEANSTNAELKNIQIVAKRNGEFFQKASIKPKLPTFKPIQEKANYAHVVADELVVKSYKTAKFDDNTNIMTIALSAKGANLSSFHLSQDVVKQGINSIKGSYSNQSAFYFVVIENNQTSFSFSYFNAKTAQFENFSLNVKLEIDDLSTQTELNPQDDPFLIYKKLAVFIGAIFFLALYVLSKNTTPLIFAVLIISYNIYTQDPHSTGVVNANTKVKILPIEKSTIFYHTKDAEKVNIFDKNNEYYKVLFKNGKIGWVNQKDLSIDN from the coding sequence TTGCTAAGAGCGGTATTTTTAACTATATTTTTGGCAGTTTTTGCTATCGCAGCACAAGATGATGTTGATTATCTAAAAAGCGTAAAGCCTACAGCTGCCAAAGATGTAAAACCAAAAGCATACACAGAAGATGAAATTTTAAACAAACAGCACCTTACTATTGATGATTTAAAGCTTATAGCGCCTACAGATGAGGGAAATTTAGACTTAGATGAGTCTAAAATTTATCAAGAAGTTAGAGTTACGGATTTGCTTTTAGCAGCTTCAAAAATCCCAAAAAGCGTCTATGTAAATCAAGTATTTGGTATGGATTTAAGTGCAAATATCCAGCAAAATATCAGCTTGGATTTAAATTTAAGCATGGAAAAAACATCTGGTTTAGTCTGGCTAAATAGCAACAACCTATCATGGAGTCAAGATGAAAAAGGTGTGTATAGAACTAGACTTTGGTTTGAAGCAAACAGCACAAATGCCGAGCTTAAAAACATACAAATAGTTGCAAAACGAAATGGCGAGTTTTTTCAAAAAGCTAGCATAAAACCAAAACTTCCAACTTTTAAACCGATTCAAGAAAAGGCAAATTACGCGCATGTTGTAGCTGATGAACTAGTTGTAAAAAGCTATAAAACGGCTAAATTTGATGATAACACGAATATAATGACTATAGCATTAAGCGCAAAAGGTGCGAATTTAAGCTCATTTCATCTATCGCAAGATGTGGTAAAACAAGGTATAAATTCCATAAAAGGGAGCTATTCTAACCAAAGCGCATTTTACTTTGTTGTTATAGAAAACAACCAAACTAGCTTTAGTTTTAGCTATTTTAACGCCAAAACAGCTCAGTTTGAAAACTTTAGCTTAAATGTTAAGCTAGAAATTGATGATTTAAGCACTCAAACAGAGCTAAATCCACAAGATGATCCATTTTTAATCTATAAAAAGCTAGCTGTATTTATAGGCGCGATTTTCTTTTTAGCACTATATGTTTTAAGCAAAAACACAACCCCACTTATCTTTGCAGTGCTAATTATTAGCTATAACATCTACACTCAAGATCCTCATAGCACTGGAGTTGTTAATGCTAACACTAAGGTTAAAATCCTGCCTATAGAAAAATCAACCATCTTTTATCATACCAAAGATGCCGAAAAAGTAAATATATTTGATAAAAACAACGAGTATTATAAAGTACTGTTTAAAAATGGCAAAATCGGCTGGGTAAATCAAAAAGATTTATCTATAGATAATTAA
- the purQ gene encoding phosphoribosylformylglycinamidine synthase I — protein MKVAIINFPGTNCERDTQYAFEKLGYKTEIIWHKEESINADLIVLPGGFSHGDYLRTAAIAKFSPIMKAVVVHAKKGGYILGICNGFQMLLELKLLDGAMNRNLSLSFISKYHHLKVVSADNKFLSCCKKDEILNIPIAHGEGNYYIDSYNLNKMYDKGQILLKYCDENGAYENPNGSVDAIAGICDKDKKIFGLMPHPERAIEAELGGVDGARVLKGFIC, from the coding sequence ATGAAAGTAGCGATTATAAATTTCCCAGGCACAAACTGTGAAAGAGATACTCAATATGCTTTTGAAAAGTTAGGTTACAAAACTGAGATTATATGGCATAAAGAAGAGAGCATTAATGCTGATTTGATAGTTTTGCCTGGTGGTTTTAGCCATGGTGATTACTTAAGAACGGCGGCGATTGCTAAATTTAGCCCTATAATGAAAGCTGTTGTAGTGCATGCAAAAAAAGGTGGCTATATACTTGGAATTTGCAACGGATTTCAAATGCTTTTAGAGCTTAAGCTTTTAGATGGTGCGATGAACAGAAACTTAAGTTTAAGTTTTATCTCAAAATACCACCATCTAAAGGTAGTTTCTGCCGATAACAAGTTCTTATCATGCTGTAAAAAAGATGAAATTTTAAACATCCCTATAGCACACGGCGAAGGCAACTACTACATAGATAGCTATAATCTTAATAAAATGTATGATAAAGGGCAAATCTTACTTAAATACTGCGATGAAAATGGCGCATACGAAAACCCAAATGGTTCAGTTGATGCTATAGCTGGAATTTGCGATAAAGATAAAAAAATTTTTGGTCTTATGCCTCACCCAGAGCGCGCGATAGAAGCCGAACTTGGTGGTGTTGATGGGGCTAGAGTTTTAAAAGGCTTTATTTGCTAA
- the purS gene encoding phosphoribosylformylglycinamidine synthase subunit PurS gives MKVVVNVKLKAGVLDPQGKAVEHALSSLGFEGVNSVRVGKQIVLDIDESDKDTLKKNVESMCEDLLANTVIEEYEIVL, from the coding sequence ATGAAAGTAGTTGTAAATGTAAAGTTGAAAGCTGGCGTTTTAGACCCTCAAGGCAAAGCAGTTGAGCATGCTCTTAGCTCGCTTGGCTTTGAAGGGGTAAATAGCGTAAGAGTAGGAAAACAAATCGTTCTTGATATCGATGAGAGCGATAAAGATACGCTAAAGAAAAATGTAGAAAGCATGTGTGAAGACTTGCTTGCAAATACTGTCATAGAAGAGTATGAGATAGTGCTATGA
- the purC gene encoding phosphoribosylaminoimidazolesuccinocarboxamide synthase, translating into MKATKKEMVYEGKAKKMWSIVESDDLLISEFKDSLTAFNGVKKAEEAGKGELNNKISTQIFKLLESKGIKTDLVETLSDTEQLVKKCEIVPLEVVVRNIATGSLSKRLGIKDGTVLPFTLVEFCYKDDALNDPILNDEHCLLLNAVKTEDELERLKYTAREINSILRKFFDEKGLKLVDFKIEFGKDKDGNILLADEISPDSCRFWDKETNEKLDKDRFRQGLGGVKVAYEEVLKRILS; encoded by the coding sequence ATGAAGGCAACCAAAAAAGAGATGGTTTACGAAGGTAAAGCCAAAAAAATGTGGTCTATAGTCGAGAGTGATGATCTGCTCATATCAGAATTTAAGGACTCTTTAACAGCATTTAACGGTGTAAAAAAAGCTGAAGAAGCTGGAAAAGGCGAACTAAATAATAAAATAAGCACTCAAATTTTCAAACTTTTAGAGTCAAAAGGTATAAAAACAGACTTAGTTGAAACGCTAAGCGATACCGAGCAACTTGTTAAAAAGTGCGAAATCGTTCCTCTTGAAGTAGTTGTAAGAAACATAGCAACAGGTTCACTAAGCAAACGACTTGGTATAAAAGATGGCACAGTTTTACCATTTACTCTAGTTGAGTTTTGCTATAAAGATGATGCGTTAAACGATCCTATATTAAATGATGAACACTGCTTATTACTAAATGCTGTTAAAACAGAAGATGAGCTAGAAAGACTTAAATACACAGCGCGAGAAATCAACTCTATTTTACGTAAATTTTTTGATGAAAAAGGCTTAAAACTAGTCGATTTTAAAATAGAATTTGGTAAAGACAAAGATGGAAATATTTTACTAGCTGATGAAATCAGTCCAGATAGCTGCAGATTTTGGGATAAAGAGACAAACGAAAAATTAGATAAAGATAGATTTAGACAAGGTCTTGGTGGCGTAAAAGTCGCTTATGAAGAGGTTTTAAAAAGAATTTTAAGCTAA
- a CDS encoding S41 family peptidase, with the protein MKKEKLFFGLGFVSTIAISLMFAINLNAKTQDSESSKLQALTKFTKVISTVENSYADELTFTQIIDKAIAGLMSNLDAHSSFMDEKAFNDTKVQTEGEFGGLGITVGMKDGALTVVAPIEGTPADKAGVKSNDVILRIDGNSTLGITLDEAVSKMRGKPKTPIVITIFRKGEMKPFDVNITRDIIKVESVYAKSIEDENILYLRVTNFDQKVVSEASKFIKEHKDTDGIILDLRNNPGGLLEQAVGLTNLFVSDGVIVSQKGRDKSENTEYKAKANNKITNLPLAVLVNGGSASASEIVSGALQDLKRGIIIGENTFGKGSVQVIMPLNSKEGLRMTIARYYLPSGRTIQNSGVKPDLIVYPGKVPDEDNSFNLKESDLKQHLETELSKIDSKVKVSKKSQKDKDKIIPRSTIYNDIQLKTAIDSIKILNITKDGK; encoded by the coding sequence CGCAAAAACACAAGATAGCGAAAGCTCAAAACTACAAGCTTTAACTAAATTTACAAAAGTAATCTCAACAGTTGAAAACAGCTATGCAGATGAACTAACATTTACGCAAATCATCGATAAAGCGATAGCTGGCTTGATGTCAAATTTAGATGCACATTCGAGTTTTATGGACGAAAAGGCATTTAACGATACTAAAGTTCAAACCGAGGGCGAGTTTGGTGGGCTTGGAATAACAGTTGGCATGAAAGATGGCGCTTTAACTGTTGTAGCTCCGATTGAAGGCACTCCAGCCGATAAAGCAGGTGTAAAATCAAACGATGTAATTTTACGAATAGATGGCAACTCAACATTAGGTATAACTCTTGATGAAGCAGTTAGCAAAATGCGCGGAAAGCCTAAAACGCCGATTGTTATAACTATATTTAGAAAAGGCGAAATGAAACCTTTTGATGTGAATATAACTAGAGATATCATAAAAGTTGAGTCTGTATACGCAAAAAGCATAGAAGATGAGAATATTTTATATCTAAGAGTTACAAATTTTGATCAAAAAGTAGTTAGCGAAGCGAGTAAATTTATAAAAGAGCATAAAGATACTGATGGCATTATCCTTGATCTTAGAAACAACCCTGGTGGGCTTTTAGAACAAGCTGTTGGACTAACAAATTTGTTTGTAAGCGATGGAGTTATCGTTTCTCAAAAAGGTAGAGATAAGAGCGAAAATACAGAGTATAAAGCAAAAGCAAATAATAAAATAACAAATTTACCACTAGCTGTTTTGGTTAATGGCGGAAGTGCGAGCGCAAGCGAGATAGTAAGTGGAGCTTTGCAAGATTTAAAAAGAGGTATAATTATAGGCGAAAATACTTTTGGCAAAGGTAGCGTTCAAGTTATCATGCCACTAAATAGCAAAGAAGGGCTTAGAATGACTATAGCAAGGTATTATTTACCAAGCGGTAGAACTATCCAAAATTCTGGCGTTAAGCCTGATTTAATAGTATATCCTGGAAAAGTTCCTGATGAGGATAACTCATTCAACTTAAAAGAGTCTGATTTAAAACAACATCTTGAAACAGAGCTATCTAAAATCGACTCAAAAGTAAAAGTTAGCAAAAAAAGTCAAAAAGACAAAGATAAGATAATACCTAGATCAACTATATATAATGATATTCAGTTAAAAACAGCAATTGATAGTATAAAAATTCTCAACATTACAAAGGATGGAAAATGA